A stretch of the Xiphophorus couchianus chromosome 15, X_couchianus-1.0, whole genome shotgun sequence genome encodes the following:
- the LOC114159144 gene encoding C-C chemokine receptor type 6-like, which yields MNISNDSTFAPYDYYDNYPGYEPCSFSDSNSLNVVVGPYIHSIICILGLVGNSLVIFTYALYKRTKSMTDVYLLNVAIADLLFVLALPFIVYNELYSWPMGQVACKLLRGSYSVNLYSGMLMLACISTDRYIAIVQARRSFRLRSVSNSRIICFLIWIFALLVSVPTFHFHHWYEPSHNNITWFNSNEQEETTDPQYVCEWKFDDINTASIVKVAVPSTQLAIGFFLPLFIMIFCYTSVIITLQKAKNYKRRKAVRVVMVVVLVFIVCHLPYNLALFYKTVNLFKQSDCDEEDSLRTAMSVLQMVAYLHCCLNPLLYAFIGVNFRNHFRRIFQNLCGLGQRYIAPRRITSDICMTTVHHSVDGSAENCSSLIM from the coding sequence ATGAACATCTCCAATGACTCCACTTTTGCTCCCTATGACTATTATGACAATTACCCTGGTTATGAACCGTGTTCTTTCAGTGACAGCAACAGTTTGAACGTTGTGGTTGGTCCTTACATTCACTCCATCATCTGCATCCTGGGCTTGGTGGGGAACAGCCTGGTCATCTTCACCTATGCCCTCTACAAGAGAACCAAATCCATGACTGACGTCTACCTGCTCAATGTGGCCATCGCTGACCTGCTGTTCGTGCTGGCTCTACCTTTCATCGTCTACAACGAGCTGTACTCTTGGCCGATGGGGCAGGTGGCCTGTAAGCTGCTGCGTGGTTCCTACAGCGTCAACCTGTACAGCggcatgctaatgttagcgtgcATCAGCACCGACCGCTACATCGCCATCGTCCAGGCTCGCCGGAGCTTTAGGTTACGTTCGGTGTCAAACAGCCGCATTATCTGTTTCCTGATCTGGATCTTTGCCTTACTGGTGTCTGTTCCCACTTTCCATTTCCACCATTGGTACGAACCATCACATAATAACATCACCTGGTTCAACAGCAACGAACAGGAAGAGACAACAGATCCACAGTATGTCTGTGAGTGGAAATTTGATGACATTAACACTGCTAGCATAGTGAAGGTTGCTGTTCCCAGCACCCAACTGGCCATTGGCTTCTTCCTGCCGCTATTCATCATGATCTTCTGCTACACTTCAGTCATCATCACCCTGCAGAAAGCTAAAAACTACAAGCGACGCAAAGCGGTCCGagtggtgatggtggtggtgcTGGTCTTCATCGTCTGCCACTTGCCTTACAACCTGGCCTTGTTCTATAAGACAGTCAATTTGTTCAAACAGAGCGATTGTGACGAGGAGGACTCACTGCGTACGGCGATGTCTGTGCTGCAGATGGTCGCCTACCTGCACTGCTGCCTGAACCCGCTGCTGTACGCCTTCATCGGAGTGAACTTCAGGAACCACTTCAGGAGGATCTTCCAGAACTTGTGCGGTTTAGGTCAGAGGTACATCGCCCCGCGCCGGATCACCTCAGATATCTGCATGACCACAGTTCACCATTCAGTGGATGGTTCTGCTGAAAACTGTTCATCTTTAATCATGTGA
- the LOC114159143 gene encoding C-C chemokine receptor type 6-like codes for MNSSDNYTDDYYYDHSGYEPCSFSDSNSLNVVVGPYIHSIICILGLVGNSLVILTYALYKRTKSMTDVYLLNVAIADLLFVLALPFIVYNELYSWPMGQVACKLLRGSYSVNLYSGMLMLACISTDRYIAIVQARRSFGLRSKSSSHIVCFLIWIFALLVSVPTFHFYHWYEPSHYEITWFNSTEQEETTDPQYVCEWKFDDINTASIVKVAVPSTQLAIGFFLPLFIMIFCYTSVIITLQKAKNYKRHKAVRVVMVVMLVFIVCHLPYNLALLYDTISYFEHRDCDAESSLRTAMSVLQMVAYLHCCLNPLLYAFIGVNFRNHFMRIFHDLWCAGKRYIAPRHSSRVTSDIYMSTIRRSVDGPSRTSTSFLT; via the coding sequence ATGAACTCCTCAGATAATTACACAGACGACTATTATTACGACCATTCTGGTTATGAACCGTGTTCTTTCAGTGACAGCAACAGTTTGAACGTTGTGGTTGGTCCTTACATTCACTCCATCATCTGCATCCTGGGCTTGGTGGGGAACAGCCTGGTCATCCTCACCTATGCCCTCTACAAGAGAACCAAATCCATGACTGACGTCTACCTGCTCAATGTGGCCATCGCTGACCTGCTGTTCGTGCTGGCTCTACCTTTCATCGTCTACAACGAGCTGTACTCTTGGCCGATGGGGCAGGTGGCCTGTAAGCTGCTGCGTGGTTCCTACAGCGTCAACCTGTACAGCggcatgctaatgttagcctgcATCAGCACCGACCGCTACATCGCCATCGTCCAGGCTCGCCGGAGCTTCGGGTTACGCTCGAAGTCAAGCAGCCACATTGTCTGTTTCCTGATCTGGATCTTTGCCTTACTGGTGTCTGTTCCCACTTTCCATTTCTACCATTGGTACGAACCATCACATTATGAGATCACCTGGTTCAACAGTACCGAACAGGAAGAGACAACAGATCCACAATACGTCTGTGAGTGGAAATTTGATGACATTAACACTGCTAGCATAGTGAAGGTTGCTGTTCCCAGCACCCAACTGGCCATTGGCTTCTTCCTGCCGCTATTCATCATGATCTTCTGCTACACTTCAGTCATCATCACCCTGCAGAAAGCTAAAAACTACAAGCGACATAAAGCGGTGAGAgtggtgatggtggtgatgcTGGTCTTCATCGTCTGCCACTTGCCTTACAACCTGGCCCTGTTGTATGACACCATCAGTTATTTCGAACATCGTGATTGTGACGCTGAGTCTTCACTGCGTACGGCGATGTCTGTGCTGCAGATGGTCGCCTACCTGCACTGCTGCCTGAACCCGCTGCTGTACGCCTTCATCGGAGTGAACTTCAGGAACCACTTCATGAGGATCTTCCATGACCTGTGGTGTGCGGGTAAGAGGTACATCGCCCCGCGCCACTCATCCAGGGTCACCTCCGATATCTACATGTCCACAATTCGCCGCTCGGTTGATGgtcccagcagaaccagcacaTCTTTTCTTACATGA
- the LOC114159145 gene encoding C-C chemokine receptor type 6-like, with translation MNISNDSTFAPYDDYDNYPGYEPCSFSDSNSLNVVVGPYIHSIICILGLVGNSLVIFTYALYKRTKSMTDVHLLNVAIADLLFVLALPFIVYNELYSWPMGQVACKLLRGSYSVNLYSGMLMLACISTDRYIAIVQARRSFRLRSVSNSLIICFLIWIFALLVSVPTFHFHHWYEPSHYEITWFNSNEQEETTDPQYVCEWKFDDINTASIVKVAVPRTQLAIGFFLPLFIMIFCYTSVIITLQKAKNFQRHKAVRVVMVVALVFIVCHLPYNLALFYKTVNLFEYSDCDEEDLLQTAISVLQTVAYLHCCLNPLLYACIGVNFRNHFRRIIQNLCCLGQRYIAPRRLSIDWTNEDSTSFSM, from the coding sequence ATGAACATCTCCAATGACTCCACTTTTGCTCCCTATGACGATTATGACAATTACCCTGGTTATGAACCGTGTTCTTTCAGTGACAGCAACAGTTTGAACGTTGTGGTTGGTCCTTACATTCACTCCATCATCTGCATCCTGGGCTTGGTGGGGAACAGCCTGGTCATCTTCACCTATGCCCTCTACAAGAGAACCAAATCCATGACTGACGTCCACCTGCTCAATGTGGCCATCGCTGACCTGCTGTTCGTGCTGGCTCTACCTTTCATCGTCTACAACGAGCTGTACTCTTGGCCGATGGGGCAGGTGGCCTGTAAGCTGCTGCGTGGTTCCTACAGCGTCAACCTGTACAGCggcatgctaatgttagcctgcATCAGCACCGACCGCTACATCGCCATCGTCCAGGCTCGCCGGAGCTTCAGGTTACGTTCGGTGTCAAACAGTCTCATTATCTGTTTCCTGATCTGGATCTTTGCCTTACTGGTGTCTGTTCCCACTTTCCATTTCCACCATTGGTACGAACCATCACATTATGAGATCACCTGGTTCAACAGCAACGAACAGGAAGAGACAACAGATCCACAATACGTCTGTGAGTGGAAATTTGATGACATTAACACTGCTAGCATAGTGAAGGTTGCTGTTCCTAGGACCCAACTGGCCATTGGCTTCTTCCTGCCGCTATTCATCATGATCTTCTGCTACACTTCAGTCATCATCACCCTGCAGAAAGCTAAAAACTTCCAGCGACACAAAGCGGTCCGAGTGGTGATGGTGGTGGCATTGGTGTTCATTGTCTGTCACTTGCCTTACAACCTGGCCTTGTTCTATAAGACAGTCAATTTGTTCGAATACAGCGATTGTGACGAGGAGGACTTGCTGCAGACGGCAATATCTGTGCTGCAGACCGTCGCCTACCTGCACTGCTGTCTGAACCCGCTGCTGTACGCCTGCATCGGAGTGAACTTCAGGAACCACTTCAGGAGGATCATCCAGAACCTGTGCTGTTTGGGTCAGAGGTACATCGCCCCGCGCCGCCTCTCCATTGATTGGACCAATGAAGACAGTACGTCTTTTAGCATGTGA